TGTGGAGTTCTAAATGGCTCTCCTAAACCTGCCATGGAAAGAACTTTCAGCATTGATCTTTGATTATTTAAATGATGAAATGAATACTCAATATCAGTTGCACTAAATAAAAAGGTAATCCAAGACAGGGTTCCACTCTTGATTACATCTTGCAGTAAGAGAACTTAAAATGTCAGCAACTATACAGAGAGACAACAACTCTCTCTTGATGAAACATCTATATTTGGGCATACCCTCAGACAATTTGTGAAACACTGATGAAGGATACCTGCCATATGAAAACCACCTATTCAATGCTCTGTTTCTGAGGATAGTAATAGATCAAGATAGGCATGATGCAAATTACCAAACTTATATCTGCTTTATTTTTAAGTGAGAATAGATGAACAGACTAAGAAAATCCAAAAAAGAACAAACCAGAACCTCATTCAAGAGCATTTTTTTAAGGCTCCCCCAAACAATCTAAAACTAAAGACTACCTCCATTCTGTTCAATCCTTTACCAATACGTTAACACACAGACCGTAATCTTATATTACAAAGACTTATCACATGACTTGCAATAGTCTAATGATACTCAAGAGCGCATCATCTCCTCTCCCAATAACAAAACAACCCGAGCGTGGAGCTCAAGCAGAAGTCAAATTAAACCATCGTTTCAAATTTTACTGGTTATATACACCAAAGTATAACAGGGTAATGAAAAGAACGTTGAGAAGTGTTACAAAATCTATTTAGAACAATCCAAAAAAAGCAAATTGAATAAAAAGTCGAAGCTACAAACATAGGTGATGAACGAACTAGTTAACAAGATATGATCCACCTAACGACAATCATAAGCTACAAAATCAAACGATCACAAAACACCAGATCGGAAGCAAAACTATGCAGCTTACGAACCTACTCTTTTCCTCAGTGAAATTTGCCTCTCTGACTCTGAGCGCGACGATCAGTTGCCAATCTGTAAATCCAGTAACCCTACGAACACACACAATAGGATCAACGATTAGAGAGAATAGAGCAGATAACAGAGATAATAATAAGATCAAGGGAAGAGTACCAAGGCGATGACATGAGCTGCGGCGAGCAAGATAACCAAAGCCGGTACGAGATCCAGAAACCAAGGCCGCAAGTGTTGCTCCTTCGCCATCAAAAGACGAATAATCAAAACCTCCTTTC
This genomic stretch from Raphanus sativus cultivar WK10039 chromosome 3, ASM80110v3, whole genome shotgun sequence harbors:
- the LOC108845728 gene encoding uncharacterized protein LOC108845728, giving the protein MAKEQHLRPWFLDLVPALVILLAAAHVIALGYWIYRLATDRRAQSQRGKFH